A window from Argopecten irradians isolate NY chromosome 3, Ai_NY, whole genome shotgun sequence encodes these proteins:
- the LOC138318638 gene encoding zinc finger protein 723-like → MSELLKLLTQDNFPKVKAETSGTKEGENNQKSHDVPGNFYQGHAGGQNTSNMYGMDPNINRLSNTGTAIIEKPHKCEVCGKDFRTSGSLGRHFRIHTGEKPYKCAACGKAFRESGSLRKHFRTHTGEKPYKCKLCPKEFSELGSLKKHTRTHTGEKPYTCEICGKGFSESGNLQKHASIHSNETPYKCDVCGKEFKWGVSIRDHMTLHTGETPYKCDWCGIEFRKSGNLRTHMKIHTGEKPFGCEVCGKGFERASDLKIHSKKHIELKPYMCDICGKEFEDSDNLEKHTCTYTNSKPYTCDICGKSFKDTDRLQKHITIHDDHQISHTCDACGKGFKDSDELEEHTCEPVEEWPMSVVPEGQSSMSNGT, encoded by the coding sequence ATGAGTGAATTGCTGAAACTTTTAACACAAGACAATTTCCCCAAAGTGAAAGCTGAAACTAGTGGAACAAAGGAAGGAGAAAATAATCAGAAGTCACACGATGTGCCAGGTAACTTCTATCAGGGACATGCAGGTGGCCAGAATACCTCCAACATGTATGGAATGGATCCAAATATAAATAGACTATCTAATACTGGTACAGCTATCATAGAGAAGCCCCACAAATGTGAAGTCTGTGGAAAGGATTTCAGGACTTCCGGAAGTCTCGGGAGACATTTCCGTATAcatacaggagaaaaaccaTACAAATGTGCTGCTTGCGGAAAAGCGTTTAGGGAATCAGGAAGCCTACGAAAACACTTCAGAACACATACAGGGGAAAAGCCTTATAAGTGCAAGCTCTGTCCTAAAGAGTTCAGCGAATTAGGGAGCTTAAAGAAACACACACgaacacatacaggagagaaaccatATACATGTGAAATCTGTGGGAAGGGGTTTAGTGAGTCCGGTAATCTACAGAAACATGCCTCGATACATTCAAATGAAACACCATACAAGTGTGATGTGTGTGGAAAGGAATTCAAATGGGGAGTTAGCATACGGGATCACATGACGCTCCATACTGGGGAAACACCCTACAAGTGTGACTGGTGTGGTATAGAGTTCCGAAAGTCTGGCAATCTGAGGACACACATGAagatacatacaggagagaagccGTTCGGATGTGAGGTCTGTGGTAAAGGATTCGAGAGGGCATCAGATCTAAAGATTCATTCCAAGAAACACATAGAACTGAAGCCGTACATGTGTGACATCTGCGGTAAAGAATTTGAGGATTCTGATAATCTAGAAAAACACACCTGCACATACACTAATTCTAAACCTTACACATGTGATATCTGCGGTAAGAGTTTTAAGGACACAGATAGGCTGCAAAAACACATTACCATACATGATGATCATCAGATATCACACACATGCGATGcgtgtggtaaggggtttaaaGATTCCGATGAATTAGAGGAGCACACCTGTGAACCAGTAGAAGAATGGCCGATGAGTGTTGTGCCTGAAGGACAGAGCTCGATGAGTAATGGTACCTAA
- the LOC138318639 gene encoding mediator of RNA polymerase II transcription subunit 29-like → MAASADHRMQAPQGQQNAPSQQQQQLTDSDPVHRVKILVPRLKESLANLIKVAGQSLRQNALTDDGLRPADSQQQKFEKSLEEFYSLCDQIESNLRLALEIHQQNADSQKFIPFTVNVPKENNQWPETPTAVPYSQFLSMVRQQINCAKEIHDLLMDCSKKISDS, encoded by the exons atggctgcctccgCAGATCATAGAATGCAGGCGCCACAGGGACAACAGAATGCTCCATCACAACAGCAGCAGCAACTAACAGACTCAGATCCCGTTCATCGAGTTAAAATTCTTGTACCACGACTCAAAGAGTCACTTGCG AATCTCATCAAAGTTGCAGGCCAGTCCTTACGTCAGAATGCATTGACAGATGACGGATT GCGCCCTGCAGACAGCCAACAGCAAAAGTTTGAGAAAAGTCTGGAGGAGTTTTATTCTCTCTGTGACCAGATTGAGTCTAATTTG CGACTTGCATTAGAAATTCACCAACAGAATGCAGACAGCCAGAAGTTTATCCCATTTACTGTAAATGTGCCCAAGGAGAACAACCAGTGGCCGGAGACTCCTACAGCAGTACCTTACTCTCAATTCCTCTCAATGGTCAGACAGCAAATCAACTGTGCCAAGGAAATTCATGATCTCTTAATGGACTGCTCAAAGAAAATTTCTGACTCATAA